One stretch of Lucilia cuprina isolate Lc7/37 chromosome 6, ASM2204524v1, whole genome shotgun sequence DNA includes these proteins:
- the LOC111684410 gene encoding pro-resilin-like, with translation MNILAYQAIFLAIFGLSAARYIPIDHNNDDHGHNDGGHYSVLTEHDHSGGSKYNGGHAIVRTWSQEHGHNGGAYAEHDGGHYEGHNDDHDGGHDHHAYAKYEFSYGVKDAKTGDIKSQTESRDGDSVKGSYTLKEADGTTRHVEYSADKHKGFNAVVHNLGHANAGEHGHDSHSHNYAHAGGHGKASSYIIVKKQEETKH, from the exons ATGAATATCCTGGCATATCAAGCTATATTTTTGGCCATTTTTGGTTTATCAGCTGCTCGTTATATTCCTATTGATCATAACAATGATGATCATGGTCATAATGATGGTGGTCACTATTCTGTTTTAACTGAACATGATCACAGTGGTGGTAGTAAATATAATGGTGGTCATGCTATTGTGCGTACCTGGAGTCAGGAACATGGTCATAACGGAGGCGCTTATGCTGAACATGATGGCGGTCACTATGAAGGTCACAACGATGATCATGATGGTGGCCATGATCATCATGCTTATGCTAAATATGAATTTAGCTATGGTGTCAAAGACGCCAAAACCGGTGATATTAAAAGCCAAACTGAGTCCAGAGATGGTGATAGTGTTAAAG GCAGCTACACTCTTAAGGAAGCCGATGGTACCACTCGTCATGTAGAGTATTCTGCTGATAAACATAAAGGTTTTAATGCGGTTGTACATAACTTGGGTCATGCTAATGCTGGAGAACATGGTCACGACAGCCACAGTCATAATTATGCTCATGCTGGTGGCCACGGCAAAGCTAGCAGTTATATAATTGTTAAGAAACAAGAGGAAACGAAACATTGA
- the LOC111684409 gene encoding adult-specific cuticular protein ACP-20-like, protein MRFFNISGILLVSLCGLVAGYYTHHGDAGHGGYGGQSKEVGYAVTTDHGHGGGHGSGHEGGHGHDDGHANGGHDVADSHTISHYGGHGDGHYGGHYGGHGDDGHDYHAYPKYEFSYGVKDTKTEDIKSHSESRDGGHVKGSYSLKEADGTTRVVEYSADKHKGFNAVVHTLGHASSGHDAGHYYGHGDHYGHASSYIIVKKQEEKKH, encoded by the exons ATGCGTTTCTTTAATATATCGGGCATTTTATTGGTGAGCTTATGTGGCTTAGTCGCCGGCTATTATACCCATCATGGTGATGCTGGTCATGGTGGTTATGGTGGTCAAAGCAAGGAAGTTGGCTATGCGGTAACTACTGATCATGGTCATGGTGGTGGTCACGGTAGCGGTCATGAAGGTGGTCATGGTCATGATGACGGACATGCTAATGGCGGACATGACGTTGCTGATTCTCACACTATTAGCCACTATGGTGGTCATGGTGATGGTCACTATGGTGGTCATTACGGTGGTCATGGTGATGATGGTCACGATTATCATGCTTATCCCAAATATGAATTCAGTTATGGCGTTAAGGATACAAAAACTGAAGACATTAAAAGTCATTCAGAATCACGAGATGGTGGTCATGTCAAGG GCAGCTATAGCCTTAAGGAAGCTGATGGTACCACCCGTGTTGTAGAATATTCTGCCGATAAACACAAAGGTTTCAATGCTGTTGTTCATACATTGGGTCATGCTTCTAGTGGTCATGATGCTGGTCACTACTATGGTCATGGTGATCATTATGGTCATGCCTCGAGTTATATTATTGTCAAGAAACAGGAGGAAAAGAAACATTAA
- the LOC111684408 gene encoding cold and drought-regulated protein CORA-like has protein sequence MHFLNLTVILLIGACGLVAGHYSYHGDAGYGGHSKEVGYAVVTEHGHGGGHGGGHDGGHGGGHDGGHDDGHIDGSHYAAAYYGGYSDGHSHSISHYGGHYNGHYGGHDNGHYGSHGDDGHYGSHGDDGHDYHAYPKYDFSYGVKDTKTGDIKSHSESRDGDHVKGSYSLKEADGTTRVVEYSADKHKGFNAVVHTLGHASGGHDAGHYYGHGDHGYGHGDHGYGHGYGHGYGYGYATSYIIVKKQEGKKH, from the exons ATGCATTTCCTTAATCTTACTGTTATTTTATTGATCGGTGCTTGTGGCTTAGTTGCGGGTCATTACAGTTATCATGGCGATGCTGGTTACGGTGGTCATAGCAAGGAAGTTGGCTACGCGGTAGTTACTGAACATGGTCATGGTGGTGGCCACGGTGGTGGTCATGATGGTGGTCATGGTGGTGGTCATGATGGTGGTCATGATGATGGCCACATTGATGGCAGTCATTATGCTGCTGCTTATTACGGCGGTTACAGTGATGGTCATTCTCACTCTATAAGCCACTATGGTGGTCATTATAATGGTCACTACGGTGGTCATGATAATGGTCACTATGGTAGTCACGGTGATGATGGTCACTATGGTAGTCACGGTGATGATGGTCACGATTATCATGCTTATCCTAAATATGACTTTAGTTATGGCGTTAAGGATACAAAAACTGGAGACATTAAAAGTCATTCAGAATCACGAGATGGTGATCATGTCAAGG GCAGCTATAGTCTTAAGGAAGCTGATGGTACCACCCGTGTTGTAGAATATTCTGCCGATAAACACAAAGGTTTCAATGCTGTTGTCCATACTTTGGGTCATGCTTCTGGTGGTCATGATGCTGGTCATTATTATGGTCATGGTGATCATGGATATGGTCATGGTGATCATGGTTACGGTCATGGATACGGACATGGATATGGTTATGGTTATGCTACGAGTTATATTATTGTCAAGAAACAGGAAGGAAAGAAACATTAG